TCAGTCGAGGGTTGAGATTCTTCAACGATCTGAACGACATTCGTAAAGAAAATAACATTTTAGAAGGAGAATTTGAATAATGAACGAAATCGCTATGGCACAAACAGAATTAACAGTAGAAGATACAATGATCCACGCTTTGCAGGAGTTGAAAAAGCTGAAAGAAGGTCAATCCGTTCTATCAGCAGATGTGGATTATTTAAAAAATGAGCAACCAGTAAATCCATCCATTTGCTTGGCGCTTGAAAAGATGCGAAAACAAAAAGTAGTTGAATTACTTGGCGGTAAAGACAGTCAAGCGTACAAAGATCGCAAGTTTGCGCAGTCGGTATTCTCTCAGGCAGCTAAAGACTTCAAAGAATACTTCCGAATCCCACGCTATGACTTGCTGAAACGCAAAGATGAAGAACAAGCATTTGACTATTGGGGAAGCTGGGAACCATCAGCCAACACTAAATTGGAAATCAAAAACCGCAATGGCCAAATGAGTTTAGTTGGTTGAAATGGCCAGAAAAATAAAAAAGCACTTTTCGAAAAAAGCGCTCAAATAAATTAACTAAATTAATTATAACACAGAATAGAGAGATAGACAATGATTGAAGAATTGATAAAAGAACAAATCAGAGAAATTTATCTCGAAGCGAAAGAACAAGCTAAAAAGGAATTGCTACCAGTGAACCAAGCAGAGCTACAGGAAATATTTGGCTTTAGCAATGAATACTTGAAGCGTTTAAAACGCAAGGGCTTGAAATTTCGCAAGCAAGGAAAGTACATCATGTATGACTTAAACGATGTACACGAGATTTTAGAACTAGAGAAGGAGATACAACATGTATAACGAATTATTAGGAACAATGGCAGTTGCAGGAGTATTCTTCACAGCAGGCTTTGCTGGTGCGGTATGGGACTTTAAACAAGCTCAACGTAAAAAGGCCCGCAAAGCCAAACAAGATGCAATCATGAGACAGTACGAGGAAGACTTGCAAGAGAAATTTAACGAGGGTTACCGAGCATCATTTGTAGATCTTGCGGAAGCACGGAAGCACTCACATTCAGACAATGATTGGGGTATGCAGGAGGTATAGATGGCAGCAAATAGACGGTATTACTGGTTACAACTCAAAGAAGACTTCTTCAAATCAAAGGAAATGAAGCTGATGCGGAAATTGCCTGGGGGCGAAGAGTTGACCATTATTTATCTGAAAATCATGCTGGCCAGTCTACCAGACGAAGGGAAAATCTATTTCGAGGGTTTAGCTGAAGATTTAGCTGAAGAACTAGCGTTACTGATTGATGAAGATACTGAAGCAGTCAGAATGGCGCTCATGTTTTTATCAAAAAAAAATCTACTGACTACAAACGATAATTATCAATTCACTTTGGAGCAAGTTCCGGAGATGATAGGTAGCGAAACAGCAAGCACCCGTAGGTCTCGCAAGTATCGGGAGGGTCAAAAAGCGTTGCAATGCAACACCGATGCAACAAAACGCAACGGAGATATAGAGATAGATATAGATATAGAGAAAGATATAGAGCTAGACCTAGACCAAGAACAAAAAAATGCTGTTGGTGGTGAAAATTTAGTTTTTAAAAAATTAAAGGAAGCCTTTGGAGAAATGAGTGTGAATGGCACTATGGTCGAAGAGGTTGAAAGACTACTTAAACAGTACGGACAAGAACTTGTGGTTTTAGCTTTAAACGAAACGATCCTAAATGCAGGTAAGTCTCTTAGATATACTATGTCAATTCTCCAGCGCTGGGACGGACAAGGATTGAGAACGGCTGAACAGATTAGGTTAGCTGACGAAGAGTACGAACGGAAGAAGTCCAACAAAACTCAAAGTGATCCTTACGGAAATATTCCTTCTTGGTCCAATTTAAGGCCAGAGAATCAGAAAGAGCCAGAACCCGAAATGTCTGACGAAGAATATGAAAGACGGTTGAAGGAGTTTTTAGCCAGTGAATAAGATTGATTTTAAGAAAGTTAAAACTGATAGCAACTTATTTCGTGAGTTTAAACGGTACATGCAAGAATACTTTAATACACAGATCACCAAAGAACAGTTTTTAAACTTTGTTGATTTGTGCGAGAAGGAAAAATTCTTTCTCAACCCGTTTCAGATGTGCGCATGGGTTTTAAATAAACCAGTAGAAGTCATAGAAGACAGATGGTATCAGAAGAAGGATTAAAAATGTTTAGAGAAGATGATGACGATTATTTAGAATGTCGAGAACCAAGAGATCCAGATCTATGGCATTGGTATGGATCTGGCTATCGGTATTTAGGTGATGATGACGAAGTATAAGTATAAAAAATGGAGATAAAACAATGAGTACACTATACGAACTGACGGGCCAATATCTGGAAATCTACAATCTGGATATGGACGATGAAACCAAGCAGGACACACTGGACAGCATCGACTGGAACGAGGACTACGAGAATAAGGTAGAGGGATATATCAAAGTCATTAAGAACCTTGATGCAGATATCGAAGCCCGAAAAAACGAAATGGACCGCTTGAAGAAGTTGAACGATGCGGACAAGGCCAAGAAGGACCGAATGAAAACGACCCTTGAAGAAAGCATGGAACTAACGGGACACGACCGAGTAGACACACCCTTGTTTAAGGTGTCATTTAGACGATCTAAGGCCGTTGAAGTTGACATGGTATTGTTGCCAGACGAGTACAAAAAAGTCGAATACAAGGCCGATAAGACGGCTTTAAAACGACTTTTGACAGACGGGCAAGAAATTGCTGGAGCAACCTTGGTAGAAAACAAGAATTTGAGTATCAGATAGGAATTGAAAAAATGGTAGAAAAAAAGCAAAGTATCTATGAAAAATTGGCGAATATTCAAAACGAATTAAAAGCACCTAAAAATCAGTATAACTCATTCGGAAAATACAACTATCGCAATGCTGAAGATATTGAAGAAGCGTTGAAGCCTATCTGTTTAAAATATCGTGCAACGTGCTTGATTTCAGAGGTAACGACTGAAGAATTAGCAAGCGAACTTATCACAAAAGTTACTGTTTCACTCATGGATTGGGATGGCGACAACGTGATTACAGTTACCGGACGAGCAAGGGAAGAACGCACAAAAAAAGGTATGGATGCTTCTCAAGTGTCTGGTGGTGCGCAAAGCTATGCTACTAAGTACGCACTCAGTCAAATGTTTTTGATTGACGATAGCAAAGATGCTGACACGGATGCCGATTATATCCAAAGTGGACGAGCACCACAAACGAAAAAACAAGCACCGGCAAAAAAACAAGATGAACCCGTTATTTCAGTAGAGGAAGCTAACCGCTATTTGAAAGAGATAGCTACTATCGCAGAAGCGAAAGGGATAGAAGATGGCTCAATCGCTAAATGGTTTTTGCAACACTTAAAAGTGGCAGACTACAAGCAGATTAAGCAATCACAAGTAGAACAAGCAGAAATGCTATTAGGTAAATTGAAAGGAAATTAAAGTATGTTGAACAATGTTGAAGAATGGAGGGACATTTCGGGATACGAGGGTTTGTATAAAGTATCAAACCGTGGGAGGATAAAAAGCTATCATGAAAGATATAAAAAACCTAGAATACTAAAAACATCTATGACGACGACTGGCTATAGAAAAGTAGAGCTTGCAAAGAACAAAATAAAGAAGTCTCTAAAAGTACATAGGCTAGTGGCAGAAGCCTTTATCCCAAACAAAGAAAATAAGCCGTATGTAAATCATTTGGATAGCAACCCTTTAAATAACAATGTCGAAAATTTGGAATGGTGCACACAAAAAGAAAATATGGTTCATTCGTCTATTTATGGAAATCACAAAAGTTTTGCATGGAAAAATAAAGAACAAGTTATTTCTGAATATATTTCGGGCAAATCCATTAAATATCTTGCTAAAAAATATAGTGGGACTAACTGCACAACAATCATCGAAGTTCTAAAAAGAGAAAAAATAAAAAGAAGAACATATACAGAACAACGAATGAAATATAAATATTCTAGAAAAGAGATGGTATCTATGTTTGAAAATGGATTAAGGAATGTAGATATTTCAAGAATTTTAGGGATACCAACAGCATTGGTAGGCACATACAAATACAAATGGAAAAAAGGAGAAAAATTATGCTGAACTCTATCTGCCTTGTTGGAAGGCTCACAAAAAACGCAGAACTACGATACACCCCTCAAAATCAAGCAGTAGCAACTTTTAGCCTAGCTGTCAATCGTAATTTTAAAAGCCAGAACGGAGAGCGTGAAGCAGATTTTATTAACTGCGTGATCTGGCGACAGCAAGCAGAAAATCTTGCCAACTGGGCCAAAAAAGGAGCTTTGATTGGGATTACAGGACGGATCCAGACGCGAAGCTACGAGAACCAGCAAGGCCAGCGGGTATATGTCACGGAAGTAGTCGCGGATAGCTTCCAGTTATTGGAAAGTCGCAAAGAACGTGAGGGTGGGCAGTCGCAAGGCTACAGCCAGCCAGATTTCTCACGGCAGGCACCAATGAACGCAAATCCTATGGACATCTCAGATGATGATCTCCCGTTCTAATCCTATGACATGGATTGAAGAACATTTTGCCAGAGAATATCCAGAAATCAAGTCTTTACAAGATATCTGGAACAAGGACGATCTGGGCGGATATCAGACACAGCGGTATTCGAGGGAGTTGAACAAAGTTATTGTAACCAATGACCTGGTCGCTATCAGTAACGATCTAAGATCAATCGGGCTTACTGATGAAGATTTTAAACAGCAACTAACACTATTTTAAGGTGGTAAGAAATGATTGAATTAACAATACCTATCGAACCGAAAGCCCAAACCCGCCCAAAATTTGGGCGAGGTGGGGCCTACGAAGATCCAAAAATGAAAGCATGGCGCGGATCAGCTACATACCTTATCAAAAGTTTGTATAAGGGAGAGAAGCTACAAGGCTATCTCAAGACAGAAGTCACATTTTATCTGAAAGCACCTCAAATCGTATCGAAGAAACCAACACCAAAGGCCAAGGCCAAAACATGGGAACGGTATGAACGATTTATGAGCGAGCGAATATACTGTGCCAAGAAGCCAGATTTGGACAATTTGGAAAAAGCAATATATGACAGCATTTCAGACGCTAATTGTATTTGGTGGGACGATAACCAAGTTGTAGAGCATACAACCAAAAAGATTTACTCACCAAATCCACGAATTGAAATCAAAATTAAAAAAATTTAGTAAATGGAAAGGCGAAAAACTTGAATATGCGAGGGTAAATAATGTCACTAGTGGAAGAATTTTTTAAACAACATGACGAGCTGGTTAGTAAGTACGAGAAGTACACTGAGGTATTTAAGAATCAGGGCGCAGAACGACCTGCAGAAGTAGCGAAATATATTTCTTTGTCTAGAAGAAAAAACGCGATGCCGTCTCCAATTTATTTGATTTATTTTGACGGATTGCTAAACGATGAATTTCTTTTAGAATGTATGGACTACTATTTAGAAAATACCAAAAGGAAATCTAGGAAAGCGAAAGAAGCAAGGGAACAATTCGCAGAAAGAGATGACAATTCTAACGAAAGCATCATACTTAAAAAGCCAAGCAAGAGACGGGTAGCGATAAAGGAATATTACAGAGAACGCGCTTTAAAGCTAGGTCTTTAATTAAGGCTGGCAGATTTTAAACGGTCTGCTGGTCATAACCTCACAAACTAAAATATTATACACTGATGCCGAAGCGAGTGGGGCGCTTCAAAACGAATCGTGATAAAACTACTGGTTTTATGCCTTAACACACGATTCAAAAATGTATATCAACCTATAAATAAAAAAGGAGAGTCCTTTCTTTAAGAATTTACATACAAGTAAGTCTGATATACGCTTACGACCGATCGGCAAGACTGCATAAGTCAAGATGATGATAGTTCATAGTGATGTAGCTGATCCATCACGGGTTATGTCGGACGAGGGTTGGAAGCCTCGGAAGGTTCGACTCCTTCCATAATCTTTAGGGCGGGTACTTTCGTGGACCCCTTATAATTTTTGTTACATTTTTTTACCGCTATCGACCCGTCCCGATAGCTGGCCAGTTGTAGACCCCTTTGGGTGGCGCAACTCCACCTGCTGGCCATTGCTCACTATAAAATTAGAAAGGCCCTCTAATCTAGTTTTTCTGAAAAAGGGGAGCAGAGCAACTCCCCTGTTTTAGTGAAATGGATAGAGATTATTATGGATATTGAATTAATCAAGCGATCAATCAGGCTGGATCGACAGCGACTACAGGATACAAGCAGCGACCTGCTTATACAAAAAAATATTGGCAAAACTGCAGCGATTGGAAGATCACGAGCGATTAAAGAAAGGATTAATAAAAAGTTTATGGAATTAGAACACGAATTAGTAACGTTAACTAAGAAATGGTTTATTGACCGTGACCTCGAACACGGTGGACGATTAGACAAGCAGGCTCTTAAATTGAGTGAGGAATTCGGTGAATTGTGTGCTGGGTATCTTAAGCAGAATGAGAAGTTAACTAAAGATAGTATCGGTGATTGTGCAGTTGTGATTGTAGGATTGGCATTATTAATTAAAGACGATGTACACGCTATCTTTGAGGAATCTGACAACATCAGACGCAAGGACGCAATGGAATGTTTTAAATTGCTAAATGCAAATATTTCTGAATTCCAATTGTCGCAGGATTTGGCAAGCAAGGAAATGTGCAGACACAATCTAGTGCGTGCAGTGGCTTATCTTAAATCAATTAGTAAGGAACTTGACTACGACTTTGCAGATTGCTTTGAGATCGCCTATAACGAAATCAAGGATCGTAAGGGTAAATGGATTGATGGAACGTTTGTGAAAGAATAGGATTTACCAGATGAATAAAGATAAAGTTTATTTAAAAGGCTACGTGATAGGGCATGCTGCGGATACATTAGGTTATCAAGGACTGCTGGTTCAGCTTGAAAACTTGGATGTGGTAGAAATTGATAAAAA
The DNA window shown above is from Streptococcus sp. S1 and carries:
- a CDS encoding ORF6C domain-containing protein — its product is MNEIAMAQTELTVEDTMIHALQELKKLKEGQSVLSADVDYLKNEQPVNPSICLALEKMRKQKVVELLGGKDSQAYKDRKFAQSVFSQAAKDFKEYFRIPRYDLLKRKDEEQAFDYWGSWEPSANTKLEIKNRNGQMSLVG
- a CDS encoding phage replisome organizer N-terminal domain-containing protein is translated as MAANRRYYWLQLKEDFFKSKEMKLMRKLPGGEELTIIYLKIMLASLPDEGKIYFEGLAEDLAEELALLIDEDTEAVRMALMFLSKKNLLTTNDNYQFTLEQVPEMIGSETASTRRSRKYREGQKALQCNTDATKRNGDIEIDIDIEKDIELDLDQEQKNAVGGENLVFKKLKEAFGEMSVNGTMVEEVERLLKQYGQELVVLALNETILNAGKSLRYTMSILQRWDGQGLRTAEQIRLADEEYERKKSNKTQSDPYGNIPSWSNLRPENQKEPEPEMSDEEYERRLKEFLASE
- a CDS encoding siphovirus Gp157 family protein, with the translated sequence MSTLYELTGQYLEIYNLDMDDETKQDTLDSIDWNEDYENKVEGYIKVIKNLDADIEARKNEMDRLKKLNDADKAKKDRMKTTLEESMELTGHDRVDTPLFKVSFRRSKAVEVDMVLLPDEYKKVEYKADKTALKRLLTDGQEIAGATLVENKNLSIR
- a CDS encoding ERF family protein → MVEKKQSIYEKLANIQNELKAPKNQYNSFGKYNYRNAEDIEEALKPICLKYRATCLISEVTTEELASELITKVTVSLMDWDGDNVITVTGRAREERTKKGMDASQVSGGAQSYATKYALSQMFLIDDSKDADTDADYIQSGRAPQTKKQAPAKKQDEPVISVEEANRYLKEIATIAEAKGIEDGSIAKWFLQHLKVADYKQIKQSQVEQAEMLLGKLKGN
- a CDS encoding NUMOD4 motif-containing HNH endonuclease, yielding MLNNVEEWRDISGYEGLYKVSNRGRIKSYHERYKKPRILKTSMTTTGYRKVELAKNKIKKSLKVHRLVAEAFIPNKENKPYVNHLDSNPLNNNVENLEWCTQKENMVHSSIYGNHKSFAWKNKEQVISEYISGKSIKYLAKKYSGTNCTTIIEVLKREKIKRRTYTEQRMKYKYSRKEMVSMFENGLRNVDISRILGIPTALVGTYKYKWKKGEKLC
- the ssb gene encoding single-stranded DNA-binding protein, with protein sequence MLNSICLVGRLTKNAELRYTPQNQAVATFSLAVNRNFKSQNGEREADFINCVIWRQQAENLANWAKKGALIGITGRIQTRSYENQQGQRVYVTEVVADSFQLLESRKEREGGQSQGYSQPDFSRQAPMNANPMDISDDDLPF
- a CDS encoding RusA family crossover junction endodeoxyribonuclease, with product MIELTIPIEPKAQTRPKFGRGGAYEDPKMKAWRGSATYLIKSLYKGEKLQGYLKTEVTFYLKAPQIVSKKPTPKAKAKTWERYERFMSERIYCAKKPDLDNLEKAIYDSISDANCIWWDDNQVVEHTTKKIYSPNPRIEIKIKKI
- a CDS encoding MazG-like family protein, which produces MELEHELVTLTKKWFIDRDLEHGGRLDKQALKLSEEFGELCAGYLKQNEKLTKDSIGDCAVVIVGLALLIKDDVHAIFEESDNIRRKDAMECFKLLNANISEFQLSQDLASKEMCRHNLVRAVAYLKSISKELDYDFADCFEIAYNEIKDRKGKWIDGTFVKE